A region of the Longimicrobium sp. genome:
GATGTCGATCACGTCCGTCCCCAGGCGCTTCAGCGACTCCTCGACGGCGAAGCGCAGGTACTCCGGATCGGCGCTGTGGGGGATCTCCTGCTGGCCGCGGCGCGCGTCGGGGTGGCTGTAGAAGTCGTAGCCCACCTTGGTGGTGATGACCACCCGGTCGCGCCGGTCGCTGAAGGCGCGGCGCAGCAGCTCGTCCGCGCGCCCGTTGCCGTACGTGTCCGCGGAGTCGAAGAGGGTGATCCCCAGGTCGTACGCGCGGTGCAGCATCGCGACGGCCTCGTCGTCCGTGAACTCGCCCCACCACCCGGCTGCGAGGGTCCACAGCCCGAACCCCACCTCGCTGACGGTGATGTCGGTGCCGGGATAAGTGCGGTATTTCATAGAACCTCGGTGTGATGAAAGTACCGGGTGGAAAGTGCCAAGTGCCCAGTGCCTAGTGCTCAGTTACGAAGTTACTAGGCACTGAGCACTTGGCACTAGGCACTCGCCGTTCAACAATGCGAGCTCATCGCGAACCCGCGCTCCTGATCGACCAGCGGGGCGCGGTAGTCGCCGCTGAAGCATGCGGTGCAAAAGGTGCCGGCGTCGCTCACCGCGTCCAGCATCCCGCCGGACGAGAGGTACCCGAGCGAATCGACGCCCAGAAAAGCGCGGATCTCGTCGGTGCTCTTGTTGGCGGCGATCAGCTCCTCCTTCGTGGGCATGTCGATGCCGTAGAAGCAGGGGTGGCGCACGGGGGGCGACGCGAGGCGGAAGTGGACCTCCCGCGCGCCCGCTTCGCGGAGCATGTTCACCAGGCCCCGGCTGGTGGTGCCGCGCACGAGCGAGTCGTCCACCACCACCACCCGCTTTCCGTTCAGGATCTCGCGCACCGCGTTGTACTTCATGCGCACCTTGAAGTCGCGCCCCGCCTGCGAGGGCTCGATGAAGGTGCGCCCCACGTAGTGGTTGCGGATCAGCCCCAGCTCGAAGGGAATGCCGCTCCGCTCCGCGAAGCCAAGCGCGGCGGAGTTGGCCGAATCGGGCACCGAGATCACGATGTCCGCATCGGCGGGGTGCTCGTCGGCCAGGGTGCGGCCGCACTCGCGGCGTGCGCGATCCACCGAGAAGCCCCACAGGTGGGTGTCTGGCCGGGCGAAGTACACCAGCTCGAAGACGCACGGCTGCGGCTCCCCCTCGGGACGCAGCGGGCGCAGGCTCGTCATCTCGCTGCCGCGGATGCGCAGGACCTCGCCGGGCTCCACGTCGCGCACGAAGCGCGCGCCCATGATGTCCAGCGCGCAGCTCTCCGACGCCAGCACGATTCCGCCGGCCGGCAGGTGGCCGATGACGAGGGGACGGTACCCCAGCGGGTCGCGCGCGGCGTAGAGCGTGTCATTCACCATGATCAGCAGCGAGAACGCCCCCGTGAGCTGCGAAAGCGCGTCGTCGATCTGCGCCTCCACGCCTTCGCGCGGGGAGCGGGCGATCAGGTGGACGATCACCTCGCTGTCGATGTCGCTCTGGAAGAGGGCGCCGTCGTTCACCAGCCGGGAGCGGAGCTCGCTGGCGTTGGTGAGGTTTCCGTTGTGCACCAGCGCGAGCTGCCCCTCGCGGTAGCGCACGCGGATCGGCTGCGAGTTCTTGAGCCCCGCGCCCCCGGCCGTGGAGTACCGGATGTGCCCCAGCGCCACGTCGCCGGGAAGGCCGGCGAGCACCTTTTCGCTGAAGCCTTCCGAGACCAGGCCCGGCGCGCGGTGTCGGTGGCTGGCGCCGGTGGTGCGGTCGTACGTCGCTATGCCGGCGGCTTCCTGGCCGCGGTGCTGGAGCGAGTACATCCCCAGGTAAACGAGCTTCGCGGCCTCGGGCGTGCCAGAGACCGCTGCGATTCCACACATGCCGTTGCTTCCTTTCGGTGTCCGTTGCGGCGTTCTTTCGCGCCGTGGCCCCTGCGTACACCGCTGCGCCGCCGGTGTGCGCTCAGCGGTGCGGATCGTGTGCGGGCGGGTGCACGATCTGCCGCAGCGCGCCCAGGTGGTACGCGCAGTGCGCCACGATCGCCATGGCGCCGGCC
Encoded here:
- the purF gene encoding amidophosphoribosyltransferase, which encodes MCGIAAVSGTPEAAKLVYLGMYSLQHRGQEAAGIATYDRTTGASHRHRAPGLVSEGFSEKVLAGLPGDVALGHIRYSTAGGAGLKNSQPIRVRYREGQLALVHNGNLTNASELRSRLVNDGALFQSDIDSEVIVHLIARSPREGVEAQIDDALSQLTGAFSLLIMVNDTLYAARDPLGYRPLVIGHLPAGGIVLASESCALDIMGARFVRDVEPGEVLRIRGSEMTSLRPLRPEGEPQPCVFELVYFARPDTHLWGFSVDRARRECGRTLADEHPADADIVISVPDSANSAALGFAERSGIPFELGLIRNHYVGRTFIEPSQAGRDFKVRMKYNAVREILNGKRVVVVDDSLVRGTTSRGLVNMLREAGAREVHFRLASPPVRHPCFYGIDMPTKEELIAANKSTDEIRAFLGVDSLGYLSSGGMLDAVSDAGTFCTACFSGDYRAPLVDQERGFAMSSHC